GCGACATGGTCACCCCGAAGCCGCCGTAGCCGGTGAGGACGGTGGGGGTGTCCGGTCCGGGGTCGACGTCGGCGCGCCTGAGGGTGAACAGCGTCACCTCGGCCCCGTCGGTCGACGGGTAGGTGTGGCGGTCCACGACGAAGCGGCCGGGGTCGAGCACGTCGGCCGGCGGTGGGGGAGCCCAGGGGGTCAGCCCGGAGCGGTCCCAGCGCAGCAGGGTCGGGGGCAGGGCGAAGGAGGTGAGGCCCACGAACGCCTGGTCGCGGTGGCGGGCGCCCCGGAGCACCGTGACGGTGCCCTCCGTGGGCAGGGCCACCTCCCGGGGTCCGCCGGCGCCCCCTCCGTCCCGGTCCGGGCGGGGGAGCCAGGCCAGGTGGCTGACGGCGCGCTGCGACGTGAGGACGAGCAGGGAGTCGGCGGTGGGCACCACGGCCTCCACCACGGCGTCGGAGGCCGGGACGAGGTCCTCCCACGCCGAGGGGCCGGGGCGGTCGAGGGGCGCGGCGACCACCCGACCGGTGGGGGCGTCGAGGGTGGTGGTGCCGACCAGGCGGTCGCCCACGACCCGCAGGTCGGTGAGGGCGTCGACCCCCTCGATCACGGTGCGCCAGGTCCCGTGCTCTCGGTCGTGGAGGTGGACGTCGGTGCGGTCCCAGCCCACCGACACGTGGACGAGCAGCCAGCGGTCGTCGTCGGAGGTCCGGACGTCGGGCCACGCCGTCGGGTCGGGGAGCGCGTCCCAGACGACCGGGTCGTCGGCCGGGGCGGTGCCGAGGTCGTGGTGGCGGACGTGGCGGTGGTAGCCGAGCTCCGCGTCGGGGACCGTGCCCGGCTCCGGGTAGCGGGTGTAGGCGAAGCCCGAGCCGTCGGCCCGCCAGGCCACGGCGGCGGCCCGGGTCCGGGGGATGGTGTCGGGGAGCAGGGCACCCGAGGCGACCTCGACGACCCGCAGCGTCGACAGCTCGTCGCCGCCGGTCGAGAGCCCGACGGCCACCAGGGCGCCGTCGGGGGAGGGGTGGAACCAGTCGATGGCCGCCGTGGGGTCGCCGAGCAGGGCGACGGGGTCGACCAGCACCCGGCCCGGCGTCGGTCGGTCGCCCGTGGCTGCGGCGACGGTGAGCACGGCCTGGTCCCGCCCGCCCCCGCGCTCGAGGGTGAGGAGGGCCTCGCCCCCGAGGGCCGCGGCCAGCACCACCGGCACGTCGAGCAGGGCGCGGAGCCGGTCGCGGAGCGCCGGGCGACCGGGGAGGGCGTCGAGCACGGCCCGGGTGCGGTCCGTCTGGGCGTCGTCCCAGGCCCGGACCTCGGGGTCGTCGCCGTCCTCCAGCCACCGGTGCGGATCGGCCACGCGGTGCCCGTGGAGCACCTCGACCAGGTCCGCGGCGGGCGTCGGCGGCGGGGGGCCGGGTCGGGGCAGGCGGGGCGGGCGATCCACGCCCGGACGGTACCGGCGCGGGGCACAGCCGGTCGCCGTCGCGGCGACGTCGACTGAGGGACACGGCGCCCGGGGTGGCAGAATGGTCTGTCGCGCACGGGCCTGCCGGGTCCGCCGTCCCCTCGCCGCTCGACCCCAGGAGCCCCCAGAGTGACCTTCAAGGTCGGAGACCGCGTCGTCTACCCGCACCACGGTGCCGCGGTCATCAAGAAGAAGGAGAAGATCGAGGCGTTCGGCGAGAAGCGCGAGTACCTCGTCCTCCAGATGGTCCACGGCGAGCTCACCCTCCGGGTGCCGGTCGACAAGGCCGAGGAGGTGGGCATGCGCCCGCCCATCAGCCGCTCCGACGTCGAGGACCTGTTCCGCCTCATCGGCAAGCGCGACGTGCGCGAGCCCGCCAACTGGAGCCGGCGGTTCAAGAACCACCAGGAGAAGATGAAGTCCGGCGACGTCTACCAGGTCGCCGAGGTGGTCCGGAACCTCGCCCTCCGCGAGGCGGGCAAGGGCCTGTCCACGGCCGAGAAGTCGATGCTCGACCGGGCCCGGGGCATCCTCGTGTCCGAGCTCAGCTTCGCCCTCGACGTCTCCGAGGACGACGCCCTCGACAAGCTCAACGCCGGCCTGCAGTAGGGGTCTTCGCCCTCACTCGCTCGCTGGCGCTCGCTCCGTTCGGGCTCGAGCGAGGAGCGTGCTCCGAGCTCGAAGACCCCTAGTCGGCGCGGGCGGTGGCGCGGTGGCGCTTGGAGAGGTGGGCCAGCTCCTCGGCCGAGGCCATGGCGGTGCGGACGCTCTCCTCGAGGGCGCGCCGGCTGGCTTGCATCTTCTCCTCGATCGCCTCGCGGCGCGTCGAGGCGTCGGCCTCGGGGGCGTCGGTGGCGCTCGGCGCCGGGGCGCCCGCCCCCACCAGCTCGCGGGCGTGCTCGACCTGGGCGACCAGGGCGGGGTCGACCGGTGCGGCCGGGGTCGCGTCGTCCTCGGCCCGACGGGCGTGGGCCGACAGGGCGGCGGTGGCCTTGCCCCAGTGGGCCTTGAACATGCCCATGTCGAAGGAGCCGTCGCGCACGCGGGCGCCGTCGAGCACCCGCTGCGGCGGGGTCTTCAGGTCGCGCACGATGCCGAACCACGAGAGCACCTTGAGGCCGTAGTAGGTGGGGTCGTACTCCCACCAGAAGAAGCCGTTGCGGGCGGCGGCCTGGTAGTAGTGGTGGTTGTTGTGCCAGCCCTCGCCGCCGGTCCAGAAGGCGATGAGGGCGGAGTTCCGGCTGGTGTCGGTGGTGGCGTAGCGACGGCGGCCCATGACGTGGGCCAGCGAGTTCACCGTGAAGGTGCCGTGCCAGAGCAGCACCGTCGACCAGAGGAAGCCGACGACCACGCCGGGCCACCCGGCGATGAGGTAGCAGGCGATGCCGACGGTCCACGGCGGGATCCAGTCGTGCTTGGTGAGGAAGCGGAGCTCGGGGTACTTGTTGAAGTCCTTGATCGAGTCCGGGTCCCAGCCCTTGAACTTGTCGCACAGGATCCAGCCCATGTGGCTCCACCAGAACCCCTTCTGGGGGGAGTGGGTGTCGCGCTCGGTGTCGCTGAACCGGTGGTGGTCGCGGTGGTGGCTGGCCCACCACAGGGCGCCCTTCTGGGCCGCGGCGCCGCCGCCGAAGGCGAGGACGAACTGGAAGACCCGGTTGGTCTTGTAGGCCCGGTGGGAGAAGTAGCGGTGGAACCCGGCGGTGATGAACCACATGCGCCCGAAGTAGAGGACGGCGCAGAGCACCAGGGACTGCCAGGTGACCCCGGTGACGAGGGCCAGCAGGCACAGCCCGTGGACCAGGAACATGGGGATCGAGGCGACCCAGTTCACCCTCTCGTCGGGCGCCCGCTCGATGGCGTGGGTGGTGGAGCTCACGGAGACGGTGTTCCTCACATGGCGGGTTCGGTGCCCGCCGGTCGGGGGATCGGGGGGCCGGGATGCGGCCTGCGGGCCAGCCTACCGACCGGTAGGTAGGAGGTCTAGGCACCGGCGGCGTGGCGTGCGCCACATCGCCCCGACGCCGCCGCCTACAGTGCCCCGCCGGGAACCTTGCAGCATGCGTGCAACCTTCTACACGGCCCTCGCCGGGGCCGCCCTCCTCACCCTCCCGGCCGTGCGGGCGGAGCCCCTCTCGGGCGCGGCGTGGCTGGTCGCCCTGGCCCTCGCCGTGCTCGGCGTGGTGGAGCACCGACCCGCGCTCACCCGGGTGGCGGCGCCGGTCGCCGGGGTGCTCTGGCTCCAGGTCGCGCTGTTCCCCCTGCCGTCGGGGCAGTGGGCCTTCGGCCTGGTGCTCGGGCTCATGGGCTCGCTCGTCGCCCTGGGCATGGCCCTCGTGTACCGGGCCAACCGGGTCCTCAACTTCGCCCAGGCCGAGCTGGGCACCGCGCCCACGGTGCTCGTGGTCGGCCTCATCACCTTCAACGGCCTGAGCTGGTGGCTGGCCGTGCCGGCCGGGCTGGCCGCCGCCATCGCCCTCGGCATCGTGGTCGAGCTGGCCGTGATCCGCCGGTTCACCCGGGCACCCCGCCTCATCCTGATGGTCGCCACCATCGGGCTCTCGCAGCTGCTGACCTTCGTGTCGATCATCCTTCCCCGCCTGTGGGGCGAGACCCTGGTCGACCAGGACATCGACGTGCCCATCGACGTCCGGCTCTCCGACGGCCCGCCCGCCCTCACCGGCGACCACGCCCTCGCCCTCGTGGTCGTGCCGCTCGTGGTCGCCGCCCTGGCCGCCTTCATCCGCTTCACCGACGTCGGCGTGGCCATCCGCGCCGCGGCCGACAGCAACGACCGCGCCGCCCTCCTCGGCGTGCCCGTGCGGCGCCTCCAGACCGTCGTGTGGTGCCTGGCCACCGTGCTCAGCTTCGTCGGCGTCCTGCTGCGCGCCGGCGTGGTCGGGCTCCCCGTCGCCGCCACGCTCAGCTTCGGCGCCCTGCTCACGGCCCTGGCCGCCCTCGTGCTCGGCAACCTCACCGACCTGGTCGCGGTCGGGGCCTCGGCGGTGGCCCTGGGCCTGCTCGAGCAGGGCGTGCTCTACAACGCGTCGGACGGGCTGGTGGCCCCGGTCATCGGCGGGGTGATCGTGGTCGGCATGCTGGTGCGCCGACTGGGGTCGAGCCGGGCGGCGAGCGACACCACCGCCACCTGGCGGGCGGCCGACGAGGTCCGTCCCGTCCCGGCCGAGCTGCGGCACCTGCCCGAGGTGCGGTGGGCCCGCGCCGGGCTCCTCGCCGTCGCCGCCGTCGTGGTGCTGGCGTTCCCGCTGCTCGTGTCGCCCAGCATCCAGCTCCGGGGCGTGTTCATCGCCTGCTTCGTGCTGATCGCGGCGTCGGTGGTGGTGCTCACCGGGTGGGCGGGGCAGGTGTCGCTGGGGCAGATGTCCTTCGTGGCCGTCGGCGCCGCGGTCGGGGCCCAGGCCACGGGAGGCTGGGGCCTCGACCTGTCCCTGGCCCTGGCGATGGCGGGTGTCGCCGGGGCCCTGGTCGCGGTGGTGGTGGGCCTACCCGCGCTGCGCCTGCGCGGACCGTTCCTCGCCGTCACCACCCTCGCGTTCGCCCTGGCCTCGAGCCGCTACCTGCTCAACCGCAGCCGCAACTCGTTCCTCTACGCCGAGACCCTCGACCGCCCCCAGCTGTTCGCCGTGATCGACACCACGAGCCAGCAGACCCTCTACTACGTGGCCCTCGCCATCGCGGTGCTCGGCCTGGTGGCGGTGCACAACATCCGCACCAGCCGCACGGGGCGCGTGCTGCTGGCCCTGCGCGACAACGAGTCCGGCGCCGCGGCCTACGGCATCGCGGTGGTGCGGGCCAAGCTCTCCGCCTTCGCCCTCTCCGGCTTCGTCGCCGCCGTGGCCGGGTGCGTCTACGTCCACGCCCTCCTCGGCCTGAGCGAGCAGCCCTTCGCCCCCGAGGTCAGCTTCAACGTGTTCACCGCCGCCGTCGTCGGCGGGCTCGGGTCCCTCGGCGGGGGGGTGATCGGGGCCCTCTTCCTCTACGGCGGTCGCTGGTTCCTGCCGCCGGACTGGCAGCTGCTCCCGTCGGCCCTCGGGGTGCTCCTCGTGCTCACGTTCCTGCCCGGGGGCCTCGGCGAGCTGGTCTTCCGCGGGCGCGACGCCCTGCTGCGCCGGGTGGCCGACCGCCGGGGACTGGTGGTGCCCAGCCTGGTGGCCGACGTGCGCGAGGACGTCGACCCCGACGAGGTGCCCCCGCTCGTCGACGCCGCCGAGCACGTGCCCGAGGAGCTGGTCCCGTGACCGCCGGCGCCGGGTCGGCGGAGGCGGGGGAGGAGCGGGTGCCGGCGGCGAAGGGCGGGGTGCCCGGCACCGGGGCCGACGGCGACGCGGCCGTGGCGGTTGCTGCGGCCGACGTCGAGCCCGACCCGGGGCCGGCCTCCGGGTGGCTGCGCCGCCGCCTGACCGACGGCGCACCGGTGATGCCGCTGCTGATCCTCTTCGGGCTCAACCTGACCGACGAGCTCGACCGCAGCGCCTTCGGCGTGCTGCTGCCCAACATCCGCGACGACTTCGACCTCAGCAACTCCGGCATCCTCGGGCTGGTCGCCCTGTCGGCGGCCGCGGCCCTGCTCCTCACCGTCCCCATCGCGGCCTGGGCCGACCGGGGCAACCGGGTCCGCATCGCCCTGCTGGGCGCGGCGGCGTGGGCCTTCTTCTCCCTCGGCACCGGCCTCGCCTTCACCGCGTGGGTGCTGGTGGCCATGCGCTCGGGGTCGTCCATCGGCCAGGCGGTGAACTTCCCCACCCACAACTCGCTGCTGTCGGACTACTACAAGCCCGAGCTCCGCCCGCGGGTGTACTCGCTGCACCGGTCGGCCAACGCCTTCGGCGTCGTGCTGGGGGCCGTGCTCGGCGCCGGGCTGGCCCAGATCGCGGGCTGGCGCACCCCGTTCTTCGTCTTCGCCGTCCCCACCGCCCTGCTCGTCGTGCTGGGCCTGCGGCTCCGCGACCCGGGCCGGGGCCACCACGAGCGGGCCGCCATGGGCGCCGACGCCGAGCTGCTGGGGGTCGACGAGCCGCCGCCGTCGTTCGCCGAGGCCTACCGGATGGTGTGGACCATCGACAGCCTGCGCCGGATCTTCGTGGCCCTGCCGTTCCTGGCCGCCTCCATCGCCGGGTTCGTGTCCATCTCCTCGATCCTCTACGAGCAGGTGTGGGGCCTCGACGAGGTGGAGCGGTCCTGGGTGCTGATCCCGGTGCAGCTGGTCGAGCTGGGCGGCCTCGCCCTCGGCGCCCGCATCGGGATGAAGGCCCTGGCCCGGGGGCCCAGCCACGTGTTCCGCTTCATCGGCCTGGCCTCGTTCCTGGCCGCCGGCCTGTCCATCGTGCTGGCCACCGCGCCCCGCCTGTGGGTGGCGATCGTGGCCAACTCGCTCATCGTGGCCTGCCTGGCCATCGTCGGCCCCGGCGTGCTGTCCAGCCTGTCGCTCGCCATCCCGCCCCGCGCCCGCTCGATCGGCTTCTCCATCGGCGCCCTGTTCGTCCTCCCCGGGCTGCTGGTGCTGCCGGTCATCGGGTGGATCGGCGACGCCCACGGCTTCCGGTGGGGCATCGCCGTCATCGCCCCGATCTACGTGGTGGGGGGCCTGCTCATCTCGTCGGTCGGGTCGGTCATCGACGGCGACGTGCACCAGGTGTGGGCCGGTGCCGCGGCCCGGGCCGAGCTGCTCCGGGAGCGCCGGGCCGGACGCCAGAAGCTCCTGCTCGTGCGGGGCCTCGACGTCCGCTACGGCGACATCCGCATCCTGTTCGGGGTCGACGTCGAGGTCGAGGAGGGCGAGGTCGTCGCCCTGCTCGGCACCAACGGTGCCGGCAAGTCCACGCTGCTGAACGCCATCTCGGGGGTGGTGCCGGCCAGCCGGGGGGCGGTCATCTTCGACGGGCGCGACATCACCCACGCCCCGCCCGAGGAGATCGCCCTGCTCGGCATCGGCCAGGTGCCCGGGGGCAAGGGCGTGTTCCCCGGCCTCACCGTGGCCGAGAACCTGCGGGTCGCAGGGTGGATGGCCCGCCGCGACCCCGGGGCCCTGGCCGGGCGCCGGGCCCGGGTCGACGCCATGTTCCCGGTGCTGGTCGAGCGGCGCGACGACGTGGCCGCCAACCTGTCCGGGGGCCAGCAGCAGATGCTGGCCCTGTCGATGGCCTTCCTCACCCGACCCAAGCTCCTCGTGATCGACGAGCTCTCCCTCGGGCTGGCGCCGGTGGTCGTCGAGCAGCTGCTCGACGTGGTCCGGGCCCTCCGCGACGAGGGGACGACGATCCTGCTCGTCGAGCAGTCGGTGAACGTCGCCCTGTCGGTCGCCGACCGGGCCTACTTCCTGGAGAAGGGCGAGGTGCGCTTCGACGGTCCCACCGCCGACCTGCTCGACCGACCCGACGTGCTCCGCTCGGTCTTCCTCGAGGGGGCCACCAAGGGCCTGGCCGAGGTCGCGCCCCCGTCGGGCAACGGCCACGACCGGGCCGCGCCGGTGGGCGGGCTGGGCGTGGGCCCGACCGACCAGGGCACGCCCGACGAGGACGAGGTCCTGCGCCTGGCCGCGGCCTCCGCCTCGCCCCTCCTGCAGGGGGCCCGGGGCGCGGAGCGCGACCAGGGCCCCGGCCTCGTCGCCCGGGACCTGTCGGTCCGCTTCGGCGGGGTCGTGGCGGTCGCCG
Above is a window of Iamia majanohamensis DNA encoding:
- a CDS encoding acyl-CoA desaturase, giving the protein MSSTTHAIERAPDERVNWVASIPMFLVHGLCLLALVTGVTWQSLVLCAVLYFGRMWFITAGFHRYFSHRAYKTNRVFQFVLAFGGGAAAQKGALWWASHHRDHHRFSDTERDTHSPQKGFWWSHMGWILCDKFKGWDPDSIKDFNKYPELRFLTKHDWIPPWTVGIACYLIAGWPGVVVGFLWSTVLLWHGTFTVNSLAHVMGRRRYATTDTSRNSALIAFWTGGEGWHNNHHYYQAAARNGFFWWEYDPTYYGLKVLSWFGIVRDLKTPPQRVLDGARVRDGSFDMGMFKAHWGKATAALSAHARRAEDDATPAAPVDPALVAQVEHARELVGAGAPAPSATDAPEADASTRREAIEEKMQASRRALEESVRTAMASAEELAHLSKRHRATARAD
- a CDS encoding prolyl oligopeptidase family serine peptidase yields the protein MDRPPRLPRPGPPPPTPAADLVEVLHGHRVADPHRWLEDGDDPEVRAWDDAQTDRTRAVLDALPGRPALRDRLRALLDVPVVLAAALGGEALLTLERGGGRDQAVLTVAAATGDRPTPGRVLVDPVALLGDPTAAIDWFHPSPDGALVAVGLSTGGDELSTLRVVEVASGALLPDTIPRTRAAAVAWRADGSGFAYTRYPEPGTVPDAELGYHRHVRHHDLGTAPADDPVVWDALPDPTAWPDVRTSDDDRWLLVHVSVGWDRTDVHLHDREHGTWRTVIEGVDALTDLRVVGDRLVGTTTLDAPTGRVVAAPLDRPGPSAWEDLVPASDAVVEAVVPTADSLLVLTSQRAVSHLAWLPRPDRDGGGAGGPREVALPTEGTVTVLRGARHRDQAFVGLTSFALPPTLLRWDRSGLTPWAPPPPADVLDPGRFVVDRHTYPSTDGAEVTLFTLRRADVDPGPDTPTVLTGYGGFGVTMSPAYSADATAHAEAGGVWAVACLRGGAEEGEAWHRAGQRARKPQVFADMEAAADWLVVEGRTHPERLALRGGSNGGLLVTAVLTRRPELAAAVHAAVPLCDMVRFPLFRIARLWVPEYGDPDRPEDLAWLLSYSPYHHVVDGARYPAVLLTTGADDSRVDPLHARKMAARLQAAGEGVPDAAPVLLRVERDAGHGQGKPASRRAEEGADVLAFLHAAIGPG
- a CDS encoding ABC transporter permease codes for the protein MRATFYTALAGAALLTLPAVRAEPLSGAAWLVALALAVLGVVEHRPALTRVAAPVAGVLWLQVALFPLPSGQWAFGLVLGLMGSLVALGMALVYRANRVLNFAQAELGTAPTVLVVGLITFNGLSWWLAVPAGLAAAIALGIVVELAVIRRFTRAPRLILMVATIGLSQLLTFVSIILPRLWGETLVDQDIDVPIDVRLSDGPPALTGDHALALVVVPLVVAALAAFIRFTDVGVAIRAAADSNDRAALLGVPVRRLQTVVWCLATVLSFVGVLLRAGVVGLPVAATLSFGALLTALAALVLGNLTDLVAVGASAVALGLLEQGVLYNASDGLVAPVIGGVIVVGMLVRRLGSSRAASDTTATWRAADEVRPVPAELRHLPEVRWARAGLLAVAAVVVLAFPLLVSPSIQLRGVFIACFVLIAASVVVLTGWAGQVSLGQMSFVAVGAAVGAQATGGWGLDLSLALAMAGVAGALVAVVVGLPALRLRGPFLAVTTLAFALASSRYLLNRSRNSFLYAETLDRPQLFAVIDTTSQQTLYYVALAIAVLGLVAVHNIRTSRTGRVLLALRDNESGAAAYGIAVVRAKLSAFALSGFVAAVAGCVYVHALLGLSEQPFAPEVSFNVFTAAVVGGLGSLGGGVIGALFLYGGRWFLPPDWQLLPSALGVLLVLTFLPGGLGELVFRGRDALLRRVADRRGLVVPSLVADVREDVDPDEVPPLVDAAEHVPEELVP
- a CDS encoding MFS transporter; translation: MTAGAGSAEAGEERVPAAKGGVPGTGADGDAAVAVAAADVEPDPGPASGWLRRRLTDGAPVMPLLILFGLNLTDELDRSAFGVLLPNIRDDFDLSNSGILGLVALSAAAALLLTVPIAAWADRGNRVRIALLGAAAWAFFSLGTGLAFTAWVLVAMRSGSSIGQAVNFPTHNSLLSDYYKPELRPRVYSLHRSANAFGVVLGAVLGAGLAQIAGWRTPFFVFAVPTALLVVLGLRLRDPGRGHHERAAMGADAELLGVDEPPPSFAEAYRMVWTIDSLRRIFVALPFLAASIAGFVSISSILYEQVWGLDEVERSWVLIPVQLVELGGLALGARIGMKALARGPSHVFRFIGLASFLAAGLSIVLATAPRLWVAIVANSLIVACLAIVGPGVLSSLSLAIPPRARSIGFSIGALFVLPGLLVLPVIGWIGDAHGFRWGIAVIAPIYVVGGLLISSVGSVIDGDVHQVWAGAAARAELLRERRAGRQKLLLVRGLDVRYGDIRILFGVDVEVEEGEVVALLGTNGAGKSTLLNAISGVVPASRGAVIFDGRDITHAPPEEIALLGIGQVPGGKGVFPGLTVAENLRVAGWMARRDPGALAGRRARVDAMFPVLVERRDDVAANLSGGQQQMLALSMAFLTRPKLLVIDELSLGLAPVVVEQLLDVVRALRDEGTTILLVEQSVNVALSVADRAYFLEKGEVRFDGPTADLLDRPDVLRSVFLEGATKGLAEVAPPSGNGHDRAAPVGGLGVGPTDQGTPDEDEVLRLAAASASPLLQGARGAERDQGPGLVARDLSVRFGGVVAVAGVSLDLAPGEVLGLVGPNGAGKTTLIDLLSGHTRADSGTVALGDRDLTRMGAGARARAGMGRSFQDSRLFPSLTVEEAVAVALERWVGVRDPLNAALRTPPLVTSEAAVAAEVTQLIDLLGLEAFRSKFVGELSTGSRRIVDLACVLAHRPDVVLLDEPSSGIAQREAEALGPLLLRIRDALGASLVVIEHDMSLITSVSDRLIALDQGRVVTDGPPDEVLRHPEVVAAYLGTDEAVLTRSGPTRDHIDEGP
- a CDS encoding CarD family transcriptional regulator, which translates into the protein MTFKVGDRVVYPHHGAAVIKKKEKIEAFGEKREYLVLQMVHGELTLRVPVDKAEEVGMRPPISRSDVEDLFRLIGKRDVREPANWSRRFKNHQEKMKSGDVYQVAEVVRNLALREAGKGLSTAEKSMLDRARGILVSELSFALDVSEDDALDKLNAGLQ